The following are from one region of the Littorina saxatilis isolate snail1 linkage group LG2, US_GU_Lsax_2.0, whole genome shotgun sequence genome:
- the LOC138959596 gene encoding uncharacterized protein isoform X1 — MADADTRGERRSRYITTDTVEPGGRGQRFKTREYFPHFSYGQRMVQAALAKSLPAIPLPDDTSNHPVDCSFEPQALVTEDSISSHHSVDSQMSEGHIRGSDTLRKFVTSAQLAEPQFITSTSLRKQVATLSQIVSLKDNELDALAQFMGHREYYRLPSDMMQLAKVSKLLLALEKGKLQDHQRCTLDEMEVAEDEAITSDEEAEFVEKGHSPIPERSASGRFATKDSLAPPHNQPSPPMHQPCPATAAPDNSADDEEAPEIQRKFQRCAADSSACSNSEPPSSWTFSPVGVAMMNTRCSVFTQITSPSASSNESSTDNEYLPEQWSHSKPKKLKSKATRNSSSQPCRLWLEEEVKAVEAHLLKYIATQVLPRKEDIQKCLQAEETLIIRTWLHVKNYTCTKQDYCFAKKSAKLNNVQLFSY; from the exons ATGGCTGACGCCGACACGCGGGGTGAACGCCGCAGCCGCTACATTACCACAGACACAG TGGAACCAGGAGGCCGAGGCCAGAGATTTAAAACAAGGGAGTACTTCCCACATTTCTCATACGGCCAAAGAATGGTGCAGGCTGCACTGGCTAAGAGTCTACCTGCCATACCATTGCCAGATGACACCAGCAATCATCCAG TTGACTGCAGCTTCGAACCACAGGCGCTTGTGACAGAGGACTCTATAAGCAGCCATCACTCAGTTGACTCCCAAATG TCGGAGGGGCACATTCGGGGATCTGACACGCTTCGAAAGTTTGTGACATCAGCGCAGTTGGCAGAGCCACAGTTCATCACATCTACTTCACTTCGAAAGCAGGTTGCTACTCTGTCCCAGATAGTCAGTTTGAAGGACAACGAGCTGGATGCCCTTGCTCAGTTTATGGGACACCGCGAGTACTACCGCCTCCCATCAGACATGATGCAGTTGGCCAAAGTCAGCAAATTACTCCTTGCCCTTGAAAAGGGGAAGCTGCAAGACCACCAGCGCTGCACCCTGGATGAGATGGAAGTGGCTGAAGATGAAGCCATCACCTCGGATGAGGAGGCAG AATTTGTTGAAAAGGGTCACAGCCCTATTCCAGAACGATCTGCATCAGGAAGGTTCGCAACAAAAGACTCTTTGGCACCGCCACATAACCAGCCCTCTCCGCCTATGCATCAACCTTGTCCTGCTACAGCTGCACCTGACa ATTCTGCTGATGATGAGGAAGCACCAGAAATCCAAAGGAAGTTTCAACGGTGTGCTGCTGACAGCAGTGCATGCTCAAACA GCGAGCCCCCTTCCTCCTGGACATTCTCTCCTGTTGGTGTGGCAATGATGAACACAAGATGCAGTGTATTCACACAGATCACTTCTCCTTCAGCGTCATCTAACGAAA gtTCAACTGACAATGAGTACCTACCTGAACAGTGGAGCCATTCCAAACCAAAGAAGCTCAAATCAAAGGCAACGCGCAACA GTTCAAGCCAGCCATGTCGACTGTGGTTGGAGGAGGAGGTGAAGGCAGTGGAGGCTCATTTGTTAAAATATATCGCCACGCAAGTGCTGCCAAGAAAAGAGGATATCCAGAAGTGCCTTCAGGCTGAAGAGACTCTGATAATTCGTACCTGGCTACACGTCAAGAACTATACATGTACGAAACAGGATTACTGCTTTGCAAAGAAATCAGCGAAACTAAATAATGTTCAGCTTTTCAGCTACTGA
- the LOC138959596 gene encoding uncharacterized protein isoform X3, producing the protein MVQAALAKSLPAIPLPDDTSNHPVDCSFEPQALVTEDSISSHHSVDSQMSEGHIRGSDTLRKFVTSAQLAEPQFITSTSLRKQVATLSQIVSLKDNELDALAQFMGHREYYRLPSDMMQLAKVSKLLLALEKGKLQDHQRCTLDEMEVAEDEAITSDEEAEFVEKGHSPIPERSASGRFATKDSLAPPHNQPSPPMHQPCPATAAPDNSADDEEAPEIQRKFQRCAADSSACSNSEPPSSWTFSPVGVAMMNTRCSVFTQITSPSASSNESSTDNEYLPEQWSHSKPKKLKSKATRNSSSQPCRLWLEEEVKAVEAHLLKYIATQVLPRKEDIQKCLQAEETLIIRTWLHVKNYTCTKQDYCFAKKSAKLNNVQLFSY; encoded by the exons ATGGTGCAGGCTGCACTGGCTAAGAGTCTACCTGCCATACCATTGCCAGATGACACCAGCAATCATCCAG TTGACTGCAGCTTCGAACCACAGGCGCTTGTGACAGAGGACTCTATAAGCAGCCATCACTCAGTTGACTCCCAAATG TCGGAGGGGCACATTCGGGGATCTGACACGCTTCGAAAGTTTGTGACATCAGCGCAGTTGGCAGAGCCACAGTTCATCACATCTACTTCACTTCGAAAGCAGGTTGCTACTCTGTCCCAGATAGTCAGTTTGAAGGACAACGAGCTGGATGCCCTTGCTCAGTTTATGGGACACCGCGAGTACTACCGCCTCCCATCAGACATGATGCAGTTGGCCAAAGTCAGCAAATTACTCCTTGCCCTTGAAAAGGGGAAGCTGCAAGACCACCAGCGCTGCACCCTGGATGAGATGGAAGTGGCTGAAGATGAAGCCATCACCTCGGATGAGGAGGCAG AATTTGTTGAAAAGGGTCACAGCCCTATTCCAGAACGATCTGCATCAGGAAGGTTCGCAACAAAAGACTCTTTGGCACCGCCACATAACCAGCCCTCTCCGCCTATGCATCAACCTTGTCCTGCTACAGCTGCACCTGACa ATTCTGCTGATGATGAGGAAGCACCAGAAATCCAAAGGAAGTTTCAACGGTGTGCTGCTGACAGCAGTGCATGCTCAAACA GCGAGCCCCCTTCCTCCTGGACATTCTCTCCTGTTGGTGTGGCAATGATGAACACAAGATGCAGTGTATTCACACAGATCACTTCTCCTTCAGCGTCATCTAACGAAA gtTCAACTGACAATGAGTACCTACCTGAACAGTGGAGCCATTCCAAACCAAAGAAGCTCAAATCAAAGGCAACGCGCAACA GTTCAAGCCAGCCATGTCGACTGTGGTTGGAGGAGGAGGTGAAGGCAGTGGAGGCTCATTTGTTAAAATATATCGCCACGCAAGTGCTGCCAAGAAAAGAGGATATCCAGAAGTGCCTTCAGGCTGAAGAGACTCTGATAATTCGTACCTGGCTACACGTCAAGAACTATACATGTACGAAACAGGATTACTGCTTTGCAAAGAAATCAGCGAAACTAAATAATGTTCAGCTTTTCAGCTACTGA
- the LOC138959596 gene encoding uncharacterized protein isoform X2 → MADADTRGERRSRYITTDTVEPGGRGQRFKTREYFPHFSYGQRMVQAALAKSLPAIPLPDDTSNHPVDCSFEPQALVTEDSISSHHSVDSQMSEGHIRGSDTLRKFVTSAQLAEPQFITSTSLRKQVATLSQIVSLKDNELDALAQFMGHREYYRLPSDMMQLAKVSKLLLALEKGKLQDHQRCTLDEMEVAEDEAITSDEEAEFVEKGHSPIPERSASGRFATKDSLAPPHNQPSPPMHQPCPATAAPDSEPPSSWTFSPVGVAMMNTRCSVFTQITSPSASSNESSTDNEYLPEQWSHSKPKKLKSKATRNSSSQPCRLWLEEEVKAVEAHLLKYIATQVLPRKEDIQKCLQAEETLIIRTWLHVKNYTCTKQDYCFAKKSAKLNNVQLFSY, encoded by the exons ATGGCTGACGCCGACACGCGGGGTGAACGCCGCAGCCGCTACATTACCACAGACACAG TGGAACCAGGAGGCCGAGGCCAGAGATTTAAAACAAGGGAGTACTTCCCACATTTCTCATACGGCCAAAGAATGGTGCAGGCTGCACTGGCTAAGAGTCTACCTGCCATACCATTGCCAGATGACACCAGCAATCATCCAG TTGACTGCAGCTTCGAACCACAGGCGCTTGTGACAGAGGACTCTATAAGCAGCCATCACTCAGTTGACTCCCAAATG TCGGAGGGGCACATTCGGGGATCTGACACGCTTCGAAAGTTTGTGACATCAGCGCAGTTGGCAGAGCCACAGTTCATCACATCTACTTCACTTCGAAAGCAGGTTGCTACTCTGTCCCAGATAGTCAGTTTGAAGGACAACGAGCTGGATGCCCTTGCTCAGTTTATGGGACACCGCGAGTACTACCGCCTCCCATCAGACATGATGCAGTTGGCCAAAGTCAGCAAATTACTCCTTGCCCTTGAAAAGGGGAAGCTGCAAGACCACCAGCGCTGCACCCTGGATGAGATGGAAGTGGCTGAAGATGAAGCCATCACCTCGGATGAGGAGGCAG AATTTGTTGAAAAGGGTCACAGCCCTATTCCAGAACGATCTGCATCAGGAAGGTTCGCAACAAAAGACTCTTTGGCACCGCCACATAACCAGCCCTCTCCGCCTATGCATCAACCTTGTCCTGCTACAGCTGCACCTGACa GCGAGCCCCCTTCCTCCTGGACATTCTCTCCTGTTGGTGTGGCAATGATGAACACAAGATGCAGTGTATTCACACAGATCACTTCTCCTTCAGCGTCATCTAACGAAA gtTCAACTGACAATGAGTACCTACCTGAACAGTGGAGCCATTCCAAACCAAAGAAGCTCAAATCAAAGGCAACGCGCAACA GTTCAAGCCAGCCATGTCGACTGTGGTTGGAGGAGGAGGTGAAGGCAGTGGAGGCTCATTTGTTAAAATATATCGCCACGCAAGTGCTGCCAAGAAAAGAGGATATCCAGAAGTGCCTTCAGGCTGAAGAGACTCTGATAATTCGTACCTGGCTACACGTCAAGAACTATACATGTACGAAACAGGATTACTGCTTTGCAAAGAAATCAGCGAAACTAAATAATGTTCAGCTTTTCAGCTACTGA